GGTATCAAATATGGCAGTAAAATTAGGAGGGAAAATTTTAAAATGAAAAAATACAATGTAATAGATTTATTTGCAGGGATAGGAGGATTAAGTTATGGATTTTCAAAGAATAAAAAATTTGAAATAATTATGGCAAATGAAATTGAAAAAGATATTGCTTATGGGTATCAATTAAATCATCCGAATGTAAAAGTTTTAAATAAAGATATAAAAAATATAGAAGAATCAGAATTATTAGAAATATTAAATAATAGGAAAATAGATATAGTAGTTGGTGGCCCACCTTGTCAAAGTTATTCCACTTTGGGTAAAAGAGAATTAGATGATAGATCTCAATTATTTAAAGAATATTGTAGATTATTAAGAATTTTAAATCCAAAAATATTTATTTTTGAAAATGTAAAAGGATTAATTAGTATGTCAGGTGGAAATTTATTAAAAGAAATTATTTTAGAATTTAAAAGATTAGATTATGATGTTAAATATGAAATTTTAAATGCAATGGATTATGGTGTTCCACAATCTAGGGAACGTATAATAATTGTTGGGGTTAAAGGAAAAAATAATTATAAATATCCCAAAAAGACACATGGAGAAAATTTAAAACCTTATGTAACACTAAAAAATGCAATAGGAGATTTAGACAGAATAAAAAGTGGTCAAACATCAAATAAATATATAGGAGAAATTGATAATGAATTTTTAAAATTTGTAAGAGATACAGAAAATCTTACAGAACATATAGTTCCTAAAAATAATGAAAATATGATAAAAATTATGGAAACATTAAAAGATGGACAAGATAAAAATGATTTACCAGAAAGTATTAGACCCAAAAGTGGATATGGAAATACATATGCTAAATTATGGTGGAATAAACCTTCGACAACAATAACAAGGAATTTTTCAACACCTTCATCTTCAAGATGTATTCACCCGATAGATTCAAGACCATTAAGTACAAGAGAAGGGGCAAGATTGCAAAGTTTTCCAGATAGTTATATCTTTTATGGTAATTCAAGTTTAAAAAAATTAGAAATAGGGAATGCTGTTCCACCGTTATTATCATTAAAATTAGTAGAAGAAATTGAAAAAATATTAGAAGAATAATTTTCTTCTAATATTTTTTATAAGTTTTTAAGACACTCTCGTTTTTAAATAATTCTTGTATAGATTCTAAATTATGATGAAATTGAATTTTACCTTGGTGCCATTGTACAAAACCGAAAGGAAGAGAAATTGTACTTCCTCCGTTCTTTTTACCATAATATATTTTATTGCTATATTTTTTTGAAAGTTCTGCAATATCTTTTATATTAAAAATAATATCTAAATTTTCATCATCAACAAAATTTGTATACCAAACATATTCAGCAAAATATTTATTTTCTTTTACTAATCCAATAGAAAAACAGAATAGAGTTATTTCATATATATTTTCTTTAAACCAATTTATTAATGAATTATTTAAATTTGAATCATAAGATTCTAATGTTTCTGCTACAATACGATGTTTTCTATTCTCATATTGAGGATTAGTTCCATATTCTATTATAATATCTTCAATGATATAATTTTCATAATCTAGCCCCCAAAATAAATGAATAGCCTTCTTAATTTTTTCAGGAATTACTTTCTTAAATTGCATTTCAAATCCATCAATAAACCTATCAACTGTTATAAAATGTACTTGTCCACTTTTGCTTTTTTTTATTGATAAGTTTAAATAATTATCATTTTCTAAAATAATTGTTATATCACTTTTCTTTTTTATCTTATCTCCTAAAATACTATAAATACTTTTTTCATTTAAACCAGACTCAAATACATCTTTAAATTTATCTTTAATATTTAAACGATTAAATAAATTTTGTCTAAATTTTAAATCATTTTTTAGTTTTTCATAAATAATTTCTTCATTTTTATGTCCAAGTAATTTTGCAGATTTCCAACCTTCTGATCTGTTTTTTCCATTCATATATTTTTCTCCTCATCTAAAAAAAATTTGTAAATTT
This DNA window, taken from Sneathia sanguinegens, encodes the following:
- a CDS encoding DNA cytosine methyltransferase, with product MKKYNVIDLFAGIGGLSYGFSKNKKFEIIMANEIEKDIAYGYQLNHPNVKVLNKDIKNIEESELLEILNNRKIDIVVGGPPCQSYSTLGKRELDDRSQLFKEYCRLLRILNPKIFIFENVKGLISMSGGNLLKEIILEFKRLDYDVKYEILNAMDYGVPQSRERIIIVGVKGKNNYKYPKKTHGENLKPYVTLKNAIGDLDRIKSGQTSNKYIGEIDNEFLKFVRDTENLTEHIVPKNNENMIKIMETLKDGQDKNDLPESIRPKSGYGNTYAKLWWNKPSTTITRNFSTPSSSRCIHPIDSRPLSTREGARLQSFPDSYIFYGNSSLKKLEIGNAVPPLLSLKLVEEIEKILEE